Proteins from a single region of Stigmatella erecta:
- a CDS encoding efflux RND transporter permease subunit has product MNPLKTFIKRPIFTAMLMAAVVVFGLFSYPRIGVDQFPDVEFPVVTITTVLPGADPETIEKNISDPLEEALNTLNGVDVLKSVNLESVSQIIIQFTLDTNPDIAAQDVRDRVQATLQQLPEEIDTPVVEKFDIGAAPILTLSLSGALPIEEMTQLAEDVVKPALQRQGGVGSITVVGGRERQIQLVVDPQRLRGYGLAVSDVSQAIAAQNLDVPGGRATDSGRERVVRLTSEVKNVEELRNLIIASPQGAPIRIRDVADVVDGPQEARGAASDAGRTAVALTVRKQSGTNTVQVAESVTASLAELNRTLEAKGVHVSTISDNSRFIRSSIASVQFDMVLGGVLAVVIVLVFLRNLRSTIVAAIALPVSVVGTFAIMAALGFTFNMITMLALTLSIGLLIDDAIVVIENIVRHMEEGKSPAEAALEGTGQIAVAVLAVTLAIVAVFIPVAFMEGMIGQFFYQFGVTVAVAVMISYSVSMILTPMLSSRLLQEHGGPGNKVSAAIERMLVATERGYHKVLEKVLNWRFVSLGVAVAILVITIMMAGFLKFTFIPSSDNGNIKVAVELPIGSTVEDTQAVVASLDQQIRALPGIASTFITIGGGVQEQVNKGDIHVNLVSIKQRNFGQEDLKTYLRQNLPQRPGVIVSVQDISAVGGGGNTQQVQFNLRGDNWEELIASAEKVRQFMLKNPGLVDVDSTYRSGKPQYDVQVDRERAAQLGIVPAQLGSTLRAFLGQDKIADYREGGETYDITVRLPPATLASAEAMGQLPVRAPNGTLVELRNIAKIVPSEGPVQIDRESQKRQITMLANLAPGYSLGEAMSSLTSYGAQELPKSVIYDFAGNAKEMGKTVSAFIQALLLGIVLLYMILAAQFESLIHPFTIMISLPFSFIGAIGALLVTGQAMSMFAFIGIIMLMGLVVKNGILLVDFTQQLREEGKNARDALLQAAPIRLRPILMTTIAMIAGMVPVALARGDGAETRVPMALVIIGGLITSTVLTLVVVPVVYSLLDSLSMRFKRRKGHSAPHVVAPHPDAHGVPETAPRSRVGGVS; this is encoded by the coding sequence ATGAATCCTCTCAAGACATTCATCAAAAGGCCCATCTTCACCGCCATGCTGATGGCGGCGGTGGTCGTGTTCGGCCTCTTCTCCTATCCGCGCATCGGCGTGGACCAGTTCCCGGACGTCGAGTTCCCCGTCGTCACGATCACCACGGTGCTCCCGGGCGCCGACCCCGAGACGATCGAGAAGAACATCTCGGACCCCCTGGAAGAGGCGCTCAACACCCTCAACGGGGTGGATGTCCTCAAGTCCGTCAACCTGGAGAGCGTCAGCCAGATCATCATCCAGTTCACGCTCGACACCAACCCGGACATCGCCGCCCAGGACGTGCGTGACCGCGTCCAGGCCACGCTCCAGCAGCTGCCCGAGGAGATCGACACGCCGGTGGTCGAGAAGTTCGACATCGGCGCGGCGCCCATCCTCACCCTCTCGCTCTCTGGCGCGCTGCCCATCGAGGAGATGACGCAGCTGGCCGAGGACGTCGTCAAGCCCGCGCTCCAGCGCCAGGGCGGCGTGGGAAGCATCACCGTGGTGGGTGGCCGCGAGCGGCAGATCCAGCTCGTGGTGGACCCGCAGCGGCTGCGCGGCTACGGGCTGGCCGTCAGCGACGTGAGCCAGGCCATCGCGGCCCAGAACCTGGACGTGCCAGGTGGCCGGGCCACCGACAGCGGCCGTGAGCGCGTGGTGCGCCTCACCTCCGAAGTGAAGAACGTGGAGGAGCTGCGCAACCTCATCATCGCCAGCCCCCAGGGCGCGCCCATCCGCATCCGCGACGTGGCGGACGTGGTGGACGGCCCCCAGGAGGCGCGCGGCGCGGCCAGCGACGCGGGCCGCACGGCCGTGGCCCTCACGGTCCGCAAGCAGTCGGGCACCAACACGGTGCAGGTGGCCGAGAGCGTGACGGCCTCGCTCGCCGAGCTCAACCGCACCCTGGAGGCCAAGGGCGTGCACGTGTCCACCATCTCGGACAACTCGCGCTTCATCCGCTCCTCCATCGCCAGCGTGCAGTTCGACATGGTGCTGGGTGGTGTGCTCGCCGTCGTCATCGTGCTCGTGTTCCTGCGCAACCTGCGCTCCACCATCGTGGCGGCCATCGCGCTGCCCGTGTCCGTGGTGGGCACCTTCGCCATCATGGCGGCGCTGGGCTTCACCTTCAACATGATCACCATGCTGGCGCTGACGCTCTCCATCGGTCTGCTCATCGACGACGCCATCGTGGTCATCGAGAACATCGTGCGTCACATGGAAGAGGGCAAATCGCCCGCGGAAGCCGCGCTCGAGGGCACCGGGCAGATCGCCGTGGCCGTGCTCGCGGTGACGCTCGCCATCGTGGCGGTGTTCATCCCGGTGGCCTTCATGGAAGGCATGATCGGCCAGTTCTTCTACCAGTTCGGCGTCACCGTGGCGGTGGCGGTGATGATCTCCTACTCCGTGTCGATGATCCTCACCCCCATGCTCTCCAGCCGCCTGCTCCAGGAGCACGGGGGCCCGGGCAACAAGGTCAGCGCCGCCATCGAGCGCATGCTGGTCGCCACCGAGCGCGGCTACCACAAGGTGCTGGAGAAGGTCCTCAACTGGCGCTTCGTCTCGCTGGGCGTGGCGGTGGCCATCCTCGTCATCACCATCATGATGGCGGGCTTCCTCAAGTTCACCTTCATCCCCTCCTCGGACAACGGCAACATCAAGGTCGCGGTGGAGCTGCCCATCGGCTCCACGGTGGAGGACACCCAGGCCGTGGTGGCCTCGCTGGATCAGCAGATCCGCGCCCTGCCGGGCATCGCCTCGACCTTCATCACCATCGGTGGCGGCGTCCAGGAGCAGGTGAACAAGGGCGATATCCACGTGAACCTCGTGTCCATCAAGCAGCGCAACTTCGGCCAGGAGGACCTCAAGACCTACCTGCGCCAGAACCTGCCGCAGCGCCCGGGCGTCATCGTCTCCGTGCAGGACATCTCCGCCGTGGGCGGTGGTGGCAACACGCAGCAGGTGCAGTTCAACCTGCGCGGCGACAACTGGGAGGAGCTGATCGCCTCGGCCGAGAAGGTGCGCCAGTTCATGCTGAAGAACCCCGGCCTGGTGGACGTGGACTCCACCTACCGCTCCGGCAAGCCCCAGTATGACGTGCAGGTGGACCGCGAGCGCGCCGCGCAGCTGGGCATCGTCCCCGCCCAGCTCGGCTCCACGCTGCGCGCCTTCCTGGGCCAGGACAAGATCGCCGACTACCGCGAGGGCGGTGAGACCTACGACATCACCGTGCGCCTGCCCCCGGCGACCCTCGCCTCCGCCGAGGCCATGGGCCAGCTGCCCGTGCGCGCCCCCAACGGCACGCTCGTGGAGCTGCGCAACATCGCCAAGATCGTCCCCTCCGAGGGCCCGGTGCAGATCGACCGCGAGAGCCAGAAGCGGCAGATCACCATGCTCGCCAACCTGGCGCCGGGCTACAGCCTGGGCGAGGCCATGAGCTCCCTCACCTCGTACGGCGCCCAGGAGCTGCCCAAGAGCGTCATCTACGACTTCGCGGGTAACGCCAAGGAGATGGGCAAGACGGTGTCCGCCTTCATCCAGGCGCTGCTGCTCGGCATCGTGCTGCTCTACATGATCCTCGCCGCCCAGTTCGAGAGCCTCATCCACCCCTTCACGATCATGATCTCCCTGCCCTTCTCCTTCATCGGCGCCATCGGCGCGCTGCTGGTGACCGGGCAGGCCATGTCGATGTTCGCCTTCATCGGCATCATCATGCTCATGGGCCTGGTGGTGAAGAACGGCATCCTCCTGGTGGACTTCACCCAGCAGCTGCGCGAGGAGGGCAAGAACGCCCGCGACGCGCTGCTCCAGGCGGCCCCTATCCGTCTGCGGCCCATCCTGATGACCACCATCGCGATGATCGCCGGCATGGTGCCGGTGGCCCTCGCCCGCGGTGACGGCGCCGAGACGCGCGTGCCCATGGCGCTCGTCATCATCGGTGGCCTCATCACCTCCACGGTGCTGACGCTCGTGGTGGTGCCGGTGGTGTACTCGCTGCTGGATTCGCTCTCCATGCGGTTCAAGCGCCGCAAGGGCCACAGCGCGCCCCACGTGGTGGCGCCGCACCCGGATGCCCACGGCGTGCCGGAGACGGCCCCCCGGAGCCGGGTGGGAGGGGTGTCATGA
- a CDS encoding efflux RND transporter periplasmic adaptor subunit, which translates to MKAVMAAAMVAVAAGGCSGGASAKAALPAPDASQTSNALGVKAIAPATKLEANVMQATGQLRSKQEATLSARASGPLTRVLVKVGDKVKKGQVLAQLDTDTLQIAVEQASAARSAAAALLDGATIDVERARKLATSGSLAQSGLDKAEVGFRQAQAQAAQAAAAYKNAQQMLKDASIVAPFDGVITARNKNVGDMVNTSTSIFGIVDTEGLEVRVLVPEAIIDRIQQGTVAQGSLNPSGARFEVKVANLGAVIDPQSRTVEVLADVVPGKSEATLRPGALVELDFSAVAGEAAGDQGLFLPAQAVSSKGQQGFVWVVQDGKVQRRDVKVQRVLPGYVRVVEGLSSQEQVVADASLPMKDGTAVRVVQ; encoded by the coding sequence ATGAAGGCAGTGATGGCGGCGGCGATGGTGGCGGTGGCGGCGGGTGGGTGCTCGGGCGGCGCGAGCGCCAAGGCGGCCCTGCCCGCGCCCGACGCCAGCCAGACGTCCAACGCCCTGGGCGTGAAGGCCATTGCGCCGGCCACGAAGCTGGAAGCCAACGTGATGCAGGCGACAGGTCAGCTGCGCTCCAAGCAGGAGGCCACGCTGAGCGCCCGGGCCTCGGGTCCCCTCACCCGCGTGCTCGTCAAGGTGGGCGACAAGGTGAAGAAGGGCCAGGTCCTGGCCCAGCTGGACACCGACACCCTGCAGATCGCCGTGGAGCAGGCATCCGCCGCGCGGTCCGCCGCCGCAGCGCTGCTCGATGGCGCCACCATCGACGTGGAGCGGGCCCGCAAGCTCGCCACCTCCGGAAGCCTGGCCCAGTCGGGCCTGGACAAGGCCGAGGTGGGCTTCCGCCAGGCCCAGGCCCAGGCCGCCCAGGCCGCGGCCGCCTACAAGAACGCCCAGCAGATGCTGAAGGACGCGAGCATCGTGGCCCCCTTCGACGGCGTCATCACCGCGCGCAACAAGAACGTGGGGGACATGGTCAACACCAGCACCTCCATCTTCGGCATCGTGGACACCGAAGGCCTGGAGGTCCGCGTGCTGGTGCCCGAGGCCATCATCGACCGCATCCAGCAGGGCACCGTCGCCCAGGGCTCGCTCAACCCGAGCGGCGCGCGCTTCGAGGTGAAGGTGGCCAACCTGGGCGCCGTCATCGATCCGCAGAGCCGCACCGTCGAGGTGCTCGCGGACGTGGTGCCCGGCAAGTCCGAGGCCACCCTGCGCCCCGGCGCGCTCGTGGAGCTCGACTTCTCGGCCGTCGCGGGTGAGGCCGCCGGGGACCAGGGCCTGTTCCTGCCCGCCCAGGCGGTGAGCAGCAAGGGCCAGCAGGGCTTCGTGTGGGTGGTGCAGGACGGCAAGGTGCAGCGGCGCGACGTGAAGGTCCAGCGCGTGCTGCCCGGCTACGTGCGTGTGGTGGAAGGGCTGTCCTCGCAGGAGCAGGTCGTCGCCGACGCGAGCCTTCCGATGAAGGACGGCACCGCCGTCCGCGTGGTGCAGTGA
- a CDS encoding AI-2E family transporter, with the protein MSAAESKRWSNLIFAGLFALAIILFSRILLPFVMPVLLGGFLVVLFMPVQDFLCRKLKGRKSLCAALCTATVFLLILVPLAGVGWLVGRELLLLMGDLPALLERMDLRNDLIANLPHGMGRFVRMDPEGSETERMLLSAAAGGAAVIQHLLNMGSELVIDLFLMTVAMYYFFLDGRRLFTEATRLVPLDKRYIQAFAREFSDVAYAIVYGNTVTALVQGAVGLVGLLIVGVPHAPVWGAAMVIAALVPVGGTTLVWGPIGALLILSGKVGEGTFVLAWGAGVVSTIDNVIRPRLCGSRMALHPLLVFLSMFGGMAVFGMMGLLVGPLIAAIFMAMVRIYRRDFLGVAPPALQASSAET; encoded by the coding sequence GTGTCGGCGGCGGAATCCAAGCGGTGGTCCAATCTGATTTTCGCCGGGCTCTTCGCCCTGGCGATCATTCTGTTCTCTCGAATTTTGCTTCCCTTCGTGATGCCGGTGCTGCTGGGCGGCTTTCTGGTCGTCCTGTTCATGCCGGTCCAGGACTTCCTGTGCCGGAAGTTGAAGGGACGAAAGTCGCTGTGCGCGGCGCTCTGCACGGCGACGGTGTTTTTGCTCATCCTCGTGCCGCTGGCCGGGGTGGGGTGGCTGGTGGGCCGCGAGCTGCTGCTGCTCATGGGAGACCTGCCGGCGCTGCTGGAGCGCATGGACCTGCGCAATGATCTCATCGCCAACCTGCCGCACGGCATGGGCCGCTTCGTGCGCATGGACCCCGAGGGCTCGGAGACGGAGCGCATGCTCCTGTCGGCCGCCGCCGGGGGCGCCGCCGTCATTCAGCACCTGCTGAACATGGGCTCGGAGCTGGTCATCGACCTGTTCCTCATGACGGTGGCCATGTACTACTTCTTCCTCGATGGGCGCCGGCTCTTCACCGAGGCCACCCGGCTGGTGCCCCTGGACAAGCGCTACATCCAGGCCTTCGCCCGCGAGTTCTCCGACGTGGCCTACGCCATCGTCTACGGCAACACCGTCACCGCACTCGTGCAGGGCGCCGTGGGCCTCGTGGGGCTGCTCATCGTGGGCGTCCCGCACGCCCCGGTGTGGGGCGCCGCCATGGTCATCGCCGCGCTGGTCCCCGTGGGGGGCACCACGCTCGTCTGGGGGCCCATCGGCGCGCTGCTCATCCTGTCTGGCAAGGTGGGCGAGGGCACGTTCGTGCTGGCCTGGGGCGCCGGCGTGGTGAGCACCATCGACAACGTCATCCGCCCGCGGCTGTGCGGCTCGCGCATGGCGCTGCACCCGCTGCTCGTCTTCCTCTCCATGTTCGGGGGCATGGCGGTGTTCGGGATGATGGGGCTGCTGGTGGGCCCGCTCATCGCCGCCATCTTCATGGCCATGGTGCGCATCTACCGGCGCGACTTCCTCGGGGTGGCCCCGCCCGCGCTCCAGGCCTCTTCCGCGGAGACCTGA
- a CDS encoding P1 family peptidase gives MSAPLEPNGPRVRARELGLPLGRFKPGRYNAITDVEGVLVGHCTLVHGEGPLRPGHGPVRTGVTAILPNNGNIFMERMSGGGFVLNGAGEVSGMTQLMEWGLVETPILLTNTMAVGAVSDGVARYLVERYPGIGDELDVIIPIVGECDDSYLNDISGRHVRNQHVLQAIQNAKTGPVPEGNVGGGTGMVTCDFKGGIGTASRKLPEALGGYTLGVLVMSNFGKMHNLRVGGLPVGEVLAEKFKDVPRRGQTYGSIIAVVATDAPLLSHQINRLCKRVGLGIGRVGSYAAHGSGEIVVGFSTANIIPRRTQKMVYKMKILLDQRLDPLYEAVMEATEEAILNAMCMAEPMTGVNGNFCPALPLDEVRRFVDACRPIFASVKKRLAQTSAPASREKPLDVDKEGDVRVAAALPTEVRGAEGIPYPTRPAPEDADDTEGSVSGGSSDT, from the coding sequence ATGTCCGCTCCCCTCGAACCGAATGGACCGCGTGTGCGCGCGCGGGAGCTGGGTCTTCCCCTGGGCCGCTTCAAGCCGGGCCGGTACAACGCCATCACCGACGTGGAGGGGGTGCTCGTCGGCCACTGCACGCTCGTGCATGGCGAGGGGCCCCTGCGGCCCGGCCACGGCCCCGTACGCACGGGCGTCACCGCCATCCTGCCCAACAACGGCAACATCTTCATGGAGCGGATGAGCGGCGGCGGCTTCGTGCTCAACGGCGCCGGCGAGGTGTCTGGAATGACCCAGCTCATGGAGTGGGGGCTGGTGGAGACGCCCATCCTGCTCACCAACACCATGGCGGTGGGGGCGGTGTCGGACGGGGTGGCGCGCTACCTGGTGGAACGCTACCCGGGCATCGGGGACGAGCTGGACGTCATCATCCCCATCGTCGGCGAGTGCGACGACAGCTACCTCAACGACATCTCCGGCCGGCACGTGCGCAACCAGCACGTGCTGCAGGCCATCCAGAACGCGAAGACGGGCCCGGTGCCCGAGGGCAACGTGGGCGGCGGCACCGGCATGGTGACGTGCGACTTCAAGGGCGGCATCGGCACCGCCTCGCGCAAGCTGCCCGAGGCGCTGGGGGGCTACACCCTGGGCGTGCTCGTCATGTCCAACTTCGGGAAGATGCACAACCTGCGGGTGGGCGGCCTGCCCGTGGGCGAGGTGCTGGCCGAGAAGTTCAAGGATGTGCCCCGGCGCGGGCAGACGTACGGCTCCATCATCGCGGTGGTGGCCACGGACGCGCCCCTGCTCAGCCATCAAATCAACCGCTTGTGCAAGCGCGTGGGGCTGGGCATCGGCCGGGTGGGCAGCTACGCGGCGCACGGCTCGGGGGAAATCGTCGTCGGCTTCTCCACGGCCAACATCATCCCCCGGCGCACCCAGAAGATGGTCTACAAGATGAAGATCCTCCTGGACCAGCGCCTGGACCCCCTCTACGAGGCGGTCATGGAGGCCACGGAGGAGGCCATCCTCAACGCCATGTGCATGGCCGAGCCCATGACGGGGGTGAACGGCAACTTCTGCCCGGCCCTGCCGCTGGACGAGGTCCGGCGCTTCGTGGACGCGTGCCGCCCCATCTTCGCCTCGGTGAAGAAGCGCCTGGCCCAGACGAGCGCCCCCGCCTCCCGGGAAAAGCCCCTGGACGTGGACAAGGAGGGGGATGTGCGGGTGGCCGCGGCCCTACCGACCGAGGTCCGGGGCGCCGAGGGCATTCCGTACCCGACCCGGCCCGCCCCCGAAGACGCGGACGATACGGAGGGTTCCGTTTCCGGGGGATCTTCTGATACGTAG
- a CDS encoding MarR family winged helix-turn-helix transcriptional regulator, which translates to MIETPLSPEQASAPDQSSAPELPAHLRDMGSRLHEMLMRAGRARSMLRDPISLLCENLQLSSPQFHVILWLGYEGPLHIGVLARRAAIHDKSITGVVDRLEKMDFVERTRSPEDRRSVSIQLTAEGQKLYAQVTTLIETGLGNLLGMLEPHYQTALFDIVERLIQGMSAKQNGCAPQPVDT; encoded by the coding sequence ATGATCGAAACCCCGCTGTCGCCGGAGCAGGCCTCCGCGCCGGATCAGTCTTCGGCGCCGGAGCTGCCCGCCCACCTGCGCGACATGGGGTCCCGGCTCCACGAGATGCTGATGCGGGCAGGCCGCGCCCGCTCGATGTTGAGGGATCCCATCTCGCTGCTCTGTGAGAACCTGCAGCTCAGCTCGCCCCAGTTCCACGTCATTCTGTGGCTGGGGTACGAGGGACCGCTGCACATCGGGGTGCTCGCGCGGCGCGCGGCCATCCACGACAAGAGCATCACCGGGGTGGTGGACCGGCTGGAGAAGATGGACTTCGTCGAGCGGACCCGCTCGCCGGAAGACCGGCGCAGCGTCTCCATCCAGCTCACCGCGGAGGGCCAGAAGCTCTACGCGCAGGTCACCACCCTCATCGAGACGGGGCTCGGCAATCTTCTCGGCATGCTGGAGCCCCACTATCAAACCGCGCTCTTCGACATCGTCGAGCGTCTCATTCAGGGCATGAGCGCGAAACAGAACGGCTGCGCCCCGCAGCCAGTCGACACCTAG
- a CDS encoding TolC family protein, which yields MFIRTLLSGLLLTQAPSASDAPTREAPPAAAPSSPEAAAASPSAPSSNTAPALPVLTFEQAINLAEKQNPSLEAARARLRQADELSNKAWSGYLPNIVLNASYTRQQEVLIPILPDQPPVAIQQANQLGAQGTLRQALIVPQLWPAIQSAYLGERVAALTVEDARRQLLFAVAQAYLGAASLRDSLAVQEQLLEVRRGFEHDAQVRFQVGDVERLAVLRATLDRKQAEQELLRSRNSYASARSSLAALLARPVDFDVAPPSGPEVAVPAEAANPETAEKAALDKRPDVGAARLSVDVARLGRRQYIFQYFPNLYATGGFTASNAAGLTGQTTAWTAGLALSWTLFDGGLREANIREGSAKIAEANANLRGAEQKARDEVRRAALDLGTAEVNLSTAEERVKIARETARLTKESFEAGAATYLQVTDINASLAAAELSAVAEELNLRLSRLSLARAMGLFDPTGNRLDEPSDMPEPVKAPAR from the coding sequence ATGTTTATCCGTACCCTCCTGTCCGGCCTCTTGTTGACCCAGGCACCCAGCGCCTCCGACGCTCCCACCCGGGAAGCTCCGCCAGCAGCAGCGCCCTCCTCCCCGGAGGCCGCCGCCGCCTCGCCCTCGGCGCCCTCCTCCAACACCGCCCCCGCCCTGCCGGTGCTCACCTTCGAGCAGGCCATCAACCTGGCGGAGAAGCAGAACCCCAGCCTGGAGGCCGCCCGCGCCCGGCTGCGCCAGGCCGATGAGCTCAGCAACAAGGCCTGGTCGGGCTACCTGCCCAACATCGTCCTCAACGCCTCCTACACGCGGCAGCAGGAAGTGCTGATTCCGATCCTCCCGGACCAGCCCCCCGTCGCCATCCAGCAGGCCAACCAGCTCGGCGCGCAGGGCACCCTGCGCCAGGCGCTGATCGTCCCGCAGCTGTGGCCCGCCATCCAGAGCGCCTACCTGGGCGAGCGCGTCGCGGCCCTGACCGTGGAGGATGCGCGCCGGCAGCTGCTCTTCGCCGTGGCGCAGGCCTACCTGGGGGCCGCGAGCCTCCGGGACTCGCTCGCCGTCCAGGAGCAGCTGCTCGAGGTGCGCCGCGGCTTCGAGCACGATGCCCAGGTGCGCTTCCAGGTCGGTGACGTGGAGCGCCTGGCCGTGCTGCGCGCGACGCTGGACCGCAAGCAGGCCGAGCAGGAGCTGCTCCGCAGCCGCAACTCCTATGCCTCCGCCCGCAGCTCGCTGGCGGCGCTGCTCGCGCGCCCCGTGGACTTCGACGTGGCCCCGCCCAGTGGCCCCGAGGTCGCCGTGCCCGCCGAGGCGGCCAACCCGGAGACCGCCGAGAAGGCGGCGCTCGACAAGCGCCCGGACGTGGGGGCCGCCCGCCTCAGCGTGGACGTCGCCCGCCTCGGCCGGAGGCAGTACATCTTCCAGTACTTCCCCAACCTCTACGCCACCGGCGGCTTCACCGCGAGCAACGCCGCGGGCCTCACCGGGCAGACCACGGCCTGGACCGCGGGCCTGGCGCTCTCCTGGACGCTGTTCGACGGCGGCCTGCGCGAGGCCAACATCCGCGAGGGCTCGGCGAAGATCGCCGAGGCCAACGCCAACCTGCGCGGCGCCGAGCAGAAGGCGCGCGACGAGGTGCGCCGCGCGGCGCTGGATCTCGGCACCGCCGAGGTCAACCTCAGCACCGCCGAGGAGCGGGTGAAGATCGCCCGGGAGACGGCGCGCCTCACCAAGGAGAGCTTCGAGGCGGGCGCCGCCACCTACCTCCAGGTGACGGACATCAACGCGTCGCTGGCCGCCGCGGAGCTGTCGGCCGTGGCCGAGGAGCTCAACCTCCGGCTCTCGCGGCTGTCGCTGGCCCGGGCCATGGGGCTGTTCGATCCGACGGGCAACCGGCTGGACGAGCCCTCCGACATGCCGGAGCCCGTGAAGGCCCCCGCGCGTTAA
- a CDS encoding BamA/TamA family outer membrane protein has product MSARWLRTLTATASVAVLAPMASGAQEPAPGALEEALPAAEALPAAGAPPAVPAEAPREGEDSRLERIEVEGNTRTQDLVILRALRVAPGDEVKPGMQGELKRRLLNLKLFKSVEVLTQPGSTGVVLHVVVEERWTLLPVPFFSSGKNRWQAGIFALESNLLGLNKVLVGGGIISNRGGSLFALYKDPSILGSRWTGELSFLFSRSDRERYQDDAIADSYEDQRLDTEGVLGYQLTPELNVGAGWFSLTNRPSVREGYTLSPPRSDVHGVTVAAEYQGQDFHFYFNEGLSARVRYREGLNFLGSARELRQVSLDASYTQAVFSDHSVTFGGAYERSNGDPTLDAVLLGGRTGSRGFVNAGLWAEEAGMLTAEYQAPLWSPRFATFTAHAFVDVGAVRWNSHPTRYVAPGVGLRAYLRNLAIPAVGFELIRSPDTKKLVTNVAVGFAM; this is encoded by the coding sequence GTGTCCGCCCGTTGGCTGCGCACCCTCACCGCCACGGCCTCCGTGGCGGTACTGGCCCCCATGGCTTCGGGGGCGCAGGAGCCCGCGCCGGGGGCGCTCGAAGAGGCCCTGCCCGCCGCCGAGGCCCTGCCCGCCGCCGGGGCCCCCCCCGCCGTCCCGGCGGAGGCTCCGCGCGAGGGCGAGGACAGCCGCCTGGAGCGCATCGAAGTCGAAGGCAACACGCGCACCCAGGACCTCGTCATCCTGCGCGCGCTGCGCGTGGCCCCGGGCGATGAGGTGAAGCCCGGCATGCAGGGCGAGCTGAAGCGGCGGCTGCTCAACCTCAAGCTCTTCAAGAGCGTGGAGGTGCTCACCCAGCCAGGCAGCACCGGCGTGGTGCTGCACGTGGTGGTGGAGGAGCGCTGGACGCTCCTGCCCGTGCCCTTCTTCTCCAGCGGCAAGAACCGGTGGCAGGCGGGCATCTTCGCCCTGGAGTCCAACCTGCTTGGCCTCAACAAGGTGCTGGTGGGCGGTGGCATCATCTCCAACCGGGGGGGCAGCCTGTTTGCCCTCTACAAGGATCCCAGCATCCTGGGCAGCCGCTGGACAGGAGAGCTCTCGTTCCTCTTCTCCCGGTCGGACCGCGAGCGCTACCAGGACGACGCCATCGCCGACAGCTACGAGGACCAGCGCCTGGATACCGAAGGGGTGCTGGGCTACCAGCTGACGCCCGAGCTGAACGTGGGCGCCGGGTGGTTCAGCCTCACCAACCGCCCCTCCGTCCGGGAGGGCTACACGCTCTCGCCGCCCCGGAGTGATGTGCACGGGGTGACGGTGGCGGCGGAGTACCAGGGCCAGGACTTCCACTTCTATTTCAACGAGGGGCTCTCGGCCCGCGTGCGCTACCGCGAGGGGCTCAACTTCCTCGGCTCCGCGCGCGAGCTGCGCCAGGTGTCCCTGGATGCCAGCTACACCCAGGCGGTGTTCAGCGACCACTCCGTCACCTTCGGCGGCGCCTACGAGCGCTCGAACGGCGACCCCACGCTGGACGCGGTGCTGCTGGGAGGCCGCACCGGAAGCCGCGGCTTCGTCAACGCGGGCCTGTGGGCCGAGGAGGCGGGCATGCTGACCGCCGAGTACCAGGCCCCCCTGTGGAGCCCGCGCTTCGCCACCTTCACCGCCCACGCCTTCGTGGATGTCGGTGCCGTGCGCTGGAACAGCCACCCCACCCGATATGTCGCCCCGGGCGTGGGTTTGCGCGCTTACCTGCGAAACCTGGCGATCCCCGCCGTGGGTTTCGAGTTGATCCGCTCTCCGGACACGAAAAAGCTCGTCACCAACGTGGCCGTCGGCTTCGCCATGTAG
- a CDS encoding aminopeptidase produces MARSKSKHKRVQMKIRQAWKARAKRKKEAAKTEASKKK; encoded by the coding sequence ATGGCCCGTAGCAAGAGCAAGCACAAGCGAGTTCAGATGAAGATCCGTCAGGCGTGGAAGGCCCGTGCCAAGCGCAAGAAGGAAGCCGCGAAGACCGAGGCCTCCAAGAAGAAGTAG